A genome region from Sphaerisporangium krabiense includes the following:
- a CDS encoding class I SAM-dependent methyltransferase, protein MQTTVKKLSRKIEVARRHGADNVAKALAGKALQLPLSFVFGADRWHLRGFHTTNYKKMAVDIARTVPGRLDVAVEVGCGLGDVLGRVPARRRVGFDIDRGVISWARFLRRPGGARPEFAVGSFDALIRHEVREIDLLIMLGWFHYMPDDWIGQQMRALLAAKRVRYVLVDEFPEQKGRIERLFDGLGVRVDRRHDWQDDKHLLLYRCDV, encoded by the coding sequence ATGCAGACCACCGTGAAGAAGCTCAGCAGGAAGATCGAGGTCGCGCGGCGGCACGGCGCCGACAACGTCGCCAAGGCCCTCGCGGGGAAGGCGTTGCAGCTCCCCTTGTCCTTCGTGTTCGGCGCCGACCGATGGCACCTGCGGGGTTTCCACACCACCAACTACAAGAAGATGGCGGTCGACATCGCCAGGACCGTGCCCGGCCGGCTGGACGTCGCCGTCGAGGTCGGATGCGGGCTCGGCGACGTCCTCGGCCGGGTGCCGGCCCGGCGCAGGGTCGGCTTCGACATCGACCGCGGCGTCATCTCCTGGGCCCGGTTCCTGCGGCGCCCCGGCGGCGCGCGGCCGGAGTTCGCGGTGGGGAGCTTCGACGCGCTGATCAGGCACGAGGTGCGGGAGATCGACCTTCTGATCATGCTCGGCTGGTTCCACTACATGCCCGACGACTGGATCGGGCAGCAGATGCGCGCGCTGCTCGCCGCCAAGCGGGTCAGGTACGTGCTGGTCGACGAATTCCCCGAGCAGAAGGGCCGGATCGAGCGCCTCTTCGACGGCCTCGGCGTCCGGGTGGACCGGCGGCACGACTGGCAGGACGACAAGCACCTGCTGCTCTACCGCTGCGATGTCTGA
- a CDS encoding sulfotransferase family protein, with protein sequence MDDTHSMARTRVATVDPDEPPGGLGLTFILGTGRCGSTLLYKVLARHPGVGFPTNLDDRFARVATPVRRLGTAMHRWSWPGFPPKRVRPSEAQAALAREVSPLVVDPFRELVAADVTPWLARRLSGFYEDRAAREGVDHYVHKFTGWPRAAFLREVFPEARFVHIVRDGRAVASSWTRMPWWRGHLGPWGWHFGPLPDAYADEWDRGGRSMIHLAGIGWKILMDAYERARTGVPAHQWLEVRYEDLIEDPRGRMTAILQFLGLPWTSRFDHGFGRHRFEDGRADAFRRDLTPAQLALLNRSLGPYLVERGYAL encoded by the coding sequence ATGGACGACACCCACTCCATGGCGCGGACCCGGGTCGCGACGGTGGATCCGGACGAGCCGCCGGGGGGCCTGGGCCTCACCTTCATCCTCGGCACGGGGCGTTGCGGATCCACGCTGCTCTACAAGGTGCTGGCCCGCCATCCCGGCGTCGGTTTCCCGACCAACCTCGACGACCGGTTCGCACGGGTCGCGACCCCGGTCCGGCGGCTGGGGACGGCCATGCACCGGTGGTCGTGGCCGGGGTTCCCGCCGAAGCGGGTGCGGCCGAGCGAGGCGCAGGCGGCGCTGGCCCGGGAGGTGTCCCCGCTGGTCGTCGACCCGTTCCGCGAGCTGGTGGCGGCCGACGTGACGCCCTGGCTGGCGCGGCGGCTGAGCGGCTTCTACGAGGACCGGGCCGCGCGCGAGGGCGTGGACCACTACGTGCACAAGTTCACCGGCTGGCCACGCGCCGCCTTTCTCCGCGAGGTCTTTCCCGAAGCCCGTTTCGTGCACATCGTGCGGGACGGGCGTGCGGTCGCCAGCTCCTGGACGCGGATGCCGTGGTGGCGTGGCCACCTCGGCCCCTGGGGCTGGCACTTCGGGCCGCTGCCGGACGCCTACGCCGACGAATGGGACCGCGGCGGGCGGTCGATGATCCATCTGGCCGGCATCGGGTGGAAGATCCTCATGGACGCCTACGAGCGCGCCCGGACCGGCGTTCCCGCCCACCAGTGGCTGGAGGTCCGCTACGAGGATCTGATCGAGGATCCGCGCGGGCGGATGACGGCGATCCTGCAGTTCCTCGGCCTGCCGTGGACGTCGCGTTTCGACCACGGGTTCGGCCGCCACCGGTTCGAGGACGGGCGGGCGGACGCGTTCCGCCGTGACCTCACGCCCGCCCAGCTCGCGCTGTTGAACCGCTCTCTCGGCCCGTACCTCGTCGAACGGGGTTACGCGCTCTGA
- a CDS encoding lipopolysaccharide biosynthesis protein: MTGAARTLVHTIAARGAVTATSAVISVITARTLLAEGRGEYAVLVAIAWAGLVLGGLSAEQGQTVLWADAGLRPALTANALVMGVLMGMSAAPVVGAVMLLSGWSASGAVLVAASMPVLIAWEYLCGIALLRDRARVLNNGTMIGCLVWCASVVTAALAGRLTAEVAFALWAAYELVTVACFVHALRPRARDFDLGLARRTLGVGLRYHLGLVSTQLLPRVDVLMVGALASTGQAGLYAVATALADLARIPVEALAKIVMPRQVEGDHERAVEVTLRAARAAFVMALVTAAGLCALASALVPLVYGEAFRGSVAPFLCVAPGIVSASVARPIWVFLLRLGRPWVATSMSVGALCLDVALNALLIPRWGATGCAAVSGIVLTALAGAQCAWFLRVTGTPARGLLPRWSEIAVSLSAAARAAGDAPLAGRVLAGRRGTAPPEPEAHARSGNR, encoded by the coding sequence ATGACCGGCGCGGCGAGGACCCTCGTCCACACCATCGCGGCCCGCGGGGCGGTGACCGCCACCTCCGCCGTGATCAGCGTGATCACCGCACGCACCCTGCTCGCCGAGGGGCGGGGAGAGTACGCCGTGCTGGTCGCCATCGCCTGGGCCGGCCTGGTGCTGGGCGGGCTCTCGGCAGAGCAGGGCCAGACGGTCCTGTGGGCCGACGCGGGCCTGCGCCCCGCGCTGACCGCGAACGCCCTGGTGATGGGCGTCCTCATGGGCATGTCGGCCGCTCCGGTCGTCGGCGCGGTCATGCTCCTCTCCGGGTGGAGCGCCTCCGGCGCGGTCCTGGTGGCGGCGTCCATGCCGGTCCTGATCGCCTGGGAGTACCTCTGCGGCATCGCGCTGCTGCGCGACAGGGCCCGCGTGCTGAACAACGGCACGATGATCGGCTGCCTGGTGTGGTGCGCCTCGGTGGTGACCGCCGCGCTGGCGGGACGGCTGACCGCCGAGGTCGCCTTCGCCCTGTGGGCGGCGTACGAGCTGGTCACCGTCGCCTGCTTCGTCCACGCGCTCCGGCCGCGGGCGAGGGACTTCGACCTCGGGCTGGCCCGCCGCACCCTGGGCGTCGGGCTGCGCTACCACCTCGGCCTGGTGTCCACGCAACTGCTGCCCCGGGTGGACGTGCTGATGGTGGGCGCGCTGGCCTCCACCGGCCAGGCCGGGCTCTACGCCGTCGCCACCGCGCTGGCCGACCTGGCGCGCATCCCGGTCGAGGCCCTGGCGAAGATCGTGATGCCCCGGCAGGTGGAGGGCGACCACGAGCGCGCGGTGGAGGTGACGCTCCGCGCGGCCCGCGCCGCCTTCGTCATGGCGCTGGTCACGGCCGCCGGCCTGTGCGCGCTGGCGTCCGCGCTCGTCCCGCTGGTCTACGGGGAGGCGTTCCGCGGCAGCGTGGCGCCCTTCCTCTGCGTCGCGCCCGGCATCGTGTCGGCGAGCGTCGCCCGGCCCATCTGGGTCTTCCTGCTACGACTGGGCCGGCCGTGGGTGGCCACCTCGATGTCGGTCGGGGCGCTGTGCCTGGACGTGGCGCTCAACGCGCTCCTCATCCCCCGCTGGGGCGCCACGGGCTGCGCGGCGGTCTCCGGGATCGTGCTGACCGCGCTGGCCGGCGCGCAGTGCGCGTGGTTCCTGCGCGTGACCGGAACACCGGCGCGGGGGCTGCTGCCGCGGTGGTCGGAGATCGCCGTCTCGCTGTCGGCGGCGGCGCGGGCGGCGGGCGACGCCCCTCTCGCCGGGCGCGTCCTGGCCGGTCGGCGCGGGACGGCCCCGCCCGAGCCGGAGGCTCACGCCCGGTCGGGCAACCGGTAG
- the rffA gene encoding dTDP-4-amino-4,6-dideoxygalactose transaminase translates to MSTTDMTTIPHHRAFVAENQLAYVTAAMHGKWSSGYGPFGERAAALLREITGAAHVLLTTSATTALDLSTLLLDVGPGDEVIVPSYTFVSTASVWVQRGAVPVFADCRPDTLNIDEDLIEAAVTARTRAVVVTHYAGVACEMDKITKIAERHGLALVEDNAHGLGGTYRDRPLGTFGRLAALSFHATKNVQCGEGGALLAAGDDLARRAEIIRDKGTNRRQFFRGEVDRYRWVDVGTNYMQAEPLAAQLVAQLEAFGEIQRRRQEVWRAYHDGLAAWARDNGVARPAVPPECVHPAHIYYLLLPHAAGRTALIAHLAERGVQAVFHYSPLHASPAGEKYGRAAPGGCPVAESVADRQVRLPLYPGLDDGELGRVLDSVTSFKVS, encoded by the coding sequence GTGAGCACAACAGATATGACGACGATCCCGCACCACCGGGCATTCGTCGCGGAAAACCAGCTCGCCTATGTCACGGCGGCCATGCACGGGAAATGGTCCTCCGGATACGGGCCGTTCGGTGAGAGGGCCGCGGCGCTGCTGCGGGAGATCACCGGGGCCGCGCACGTGCTCCTCACCACCTCCGCGACCACGGCCCTGGACCTGTCGACGCTCCTGCTCGACGTCGGCCCCGGCGACGAGGTCATCGTGCCGTCGTACACCTTCGTGTCCACGGCGAGCGTGTGGGTGCAGCGCGGCGCGGTCCCGGTGTTCGCGGACTGCCGCCCCGACACCCTCAACATCGACGAGGACCTGATCGAGGCCGCCGTCACCGCGCGGACCCGCGCCGTCGTGGTCACGCACTACGCCGGCGTCGCCTGTGAGATGGACAAGATCACCAAGATCGCCGAACGCCACGGCCTGGCGCTGGTCGAGGACAACGCCCACGGGCTGGGCGGGACCTACCGGGATCGGCCGCTCGGCACCTTCGGCCGGCTGGCCGCGCTGAGCTTCCACGCGACCAAGAACGTGCAGTGCGGCGAGGGGGGCGCGCTGCTCGCCGCCGGCGACGACCTCGCCCGGCGCGCCGAGATCATCCGGGACAAGGGCACCAACCGGCGGCAGTTCTTCCGCGGCGAGGTGGACCGGTACCGCTGGGTGGACGTCGGCACCAACTACATGCAGGCCGAACCGCTCGCGGCGCAGCTCGTGGCGCAGCTGGAGGCGTTCGGCGAGATCCAGCGGCGGCGGCAGGAGGTGTGGCGGGCCTACCACGACGGCCTGGCGGCGTGGGCGCGGGACAACGGGGTCGCGCGGCCGGCGGTCCCGCCGGAGTGCGTCCACCCGGCCCACATCTACTACCTGCTGCTTCCGCACGCGGCCGGCCGGACGGCGCTGATCGCCCACCTCGCCGAGCGCGGCGTGCAGGCCGTCTTCCACTACTCCCCGCTGCACGCCTCCCCGGCGGGGGAGAAGTACGGGCGCGCGGCGCCGGGCGGGTGCCCGGTCGCGGAGAGCGTCGCCGACCGGCAGGTCCGGCTGCCGCTGTACCCCGGCCTCGACGACGGGGAACTGGGCCGCGTGCTCGACTCCGTGACCTCCTTCAAGGTCTCCTGA
- a CDS encoding GNAT family N-acetyltransferase: MGEATAVPAVRTLASPHESARIGRPVERLTVPGGSDGSFAPVRAAIRESAADVIVLRYPAERVEWFAELLTTGRTALLADSLVYWRLVAGRGRGAARTPGLWTGPLRDPGTAGALAAEIFAGYRNHYAADPLFAACDARAGYADWARGSAAAGDCLALYGPGEGEPRAIGLVTVADDGPVTDILLAGVVPGERGRNRYAHLLAAVEERTRARGATEVVISTQGHNTGVQRAWARYGFEPVRTLLTVHLVRKGLIPSG; the protein is encoded by the coding sequence ATGGGCGAGGCGACGGCCGTCCCCGCGGTGCGGACGCTGGCCTCCCCCCACGAGTCCGCGCGGATCGGGCGGCCGGTCGAGCGGCTGACCGTGCCCGGCGGGAGCGATGGATCGTTCGCGCCGGTGCGCGCGGCGATCCGGGAGTCGGCGGCGGACGTCATCGTCCTGCGGTACCCGGCGGAGCGGGTGGAGTGGTTCGCGGAACTGCTCACCACCGGCCGCACCGCCCTGCTGGCGGACTCCCTGGTCTACTGGCGCCTGGTCGCGGGACGAGGCCGGGGCGCGGCGCGGACGCCGGGGCTGTGGACGGGCCCGCTCCGCGACCCCGGCACGGCGGGCGCGCTGGCCGCGGAGATCTTCGCCGGATACCGCAACCACTACGCCGCCGATCCGCTCTTCGCCGCGTGCGACGCGCGCGCCGGCTACGCGGACTGGGCGCGGGGGTCGGCCGCCGCGGGCGACTGCCTGGCCCTGTACGGGCCGGGGGAGGGGGAGCCGCGCGCGATCGGGCTGGTGACCGTGGCCGACGACGGACCGGTGACGGACATCCTGCTGGCCGGCGTGGTGCCGGGCGAGCGGGGGCGCAACCGGTACGCGCACCTGCTCGCGGCCGTGGAGGAGCGGACGCGCGCCCGCGGCGCAACCGAGGTGGTCATCTCCACCCAGGGCCACAACACCGGGGTGCAGCGGGCCTGGGCCAGGTACGGATTCGAGCCGGTGCGGACCCTGCTCACCGTTCATCTGGTGCGGAAAGGCCTGATCCCGTCCGGGTGA
- a CDS encoding glycosyltransferase family 2 protein, which translates to MSVSVVVPCYRSARTLPKLLDRLITVLEGISTPYEVILVVDGSPDDTWDVAARLADRFEAVRALHLSRNYGQHNALLAGVREARLEVIVTMDDDLQHPPEQIPLLLAALHGDRLDLVYGVAHEEEHGPLRSLASRSVKAAMAGALDLRTARVISAFRAFRTHLRQGFDGLTGPYASIDVVLPWATTRIGSVRVHMDRRDDGPSTYTLRTLCRHTANMLFGCSALPLRVASYLGFLVGLVGLVLGAAVLWSFAVGATTVAGFTSICSMITLFSSAQLMSIGILGEYVGRIHTSGMGRPTYVIRERTGSGAVASVPPPAGPGGLTRTGSGLSAPDER; encoded by the coding sequence ATGTCAGTGTCGGTGGTCGTTCCCTGTTATCGCTCCGCGCGCACGCTGCCGAAACTACTCGACCGGCTGATCACCGTGCTGGAGGGCATTTCAACGCCATATGAGGTGATTCTCGTGGTGGACGGGAGCCCGGACGACACCTGGGACGTCGCGGCGCGGCTCGCCGACCGGTTCGAGGCCGTGCGCGCCCTGCACCTGTCCCGCAACTACGGGCAGCACAACGCGCTGCTCGCCGGGGTGCGAGAGGCGCGGCTGGAGGTCATCGTGACGATGGACGACGACCTGCAGCATCCGCCCGAGCAGATCCCCCTCCTGCTGGCCGCGCTGCACGGCGACCGCCTCGACCTCGTCTACGGCGTTGCGCACGAGGAGGAGCACGGGCCGCTGCGCAGCCTCGCGTCCCGGTCGGTGAAAGCCGCCATGGCGGGCGCGCTGGACCTCCGCACCGCCCGCGTGATCAGCGCTTTCCGCGCGTTCCGCACGCACCTGCGCCAGGGCTTCGACGGGCTCACCGGGCCGTACGCCTCGATCGACGTCGTGCTCCCCTGGGCCACCACGCGGATCGGCTCGGTCCGGGTGCACATGGACCGGCGCGACGACGGGCCCTCCACCTACACCCTGCGCACGCTGTGCCGCCACACCGCCAACATGCTGTTCGGCTGCAGCGCCCTGCCGCTGCGCGTGGCCAGCTACCTCGGCTTCCTGGTCGGTCTCGTGGGACTGGTCCTCGGCGCCGCCGTGCTGTGGAGCTTCGCCGTGGGCGCCACCACCGTGGCCGGGTTCACCAGCATCTGCTCGATGATCACGCTGTTCTCCTCGGCGCAGCTCATGTCCATCGGCATCCTCGGGGAGTACGTCGGCCGCATCCACACGAGCGGCATGGGACGGCCGACGTACGTCATCCGCGAGCGGACCGGCTCGGGCGCGGTCGCGAGCGTCCCGCCTCCGGCGGGCCCCGGCGGGCTCACCCGGACGGGATCAGGCCTTTCCGCACCAGATGAACGGTGA
- a CDS encoding GtrA family protein: protein MIGVDDANGHYDVLDVTARHRFGGIRVVETRQRAGRDVGAGRKMAGRVRIPGGHLITYLAGGALTALLYYVTLVAGLRLLGHAVPYLYLVVASHFLTVVMAYPWYRLVVFPGGKDSWIAGYLRFYVVGIGFLAWSLAGLPVLVEGAGMPILTAQLVLTVTSVPLNYAINRVWAFRGHRWS from the coding sequence TTGATCGGCGTTGATGACGCGAATGGCCATTACGATGTTCTGGACGTGACCGCCCGTCATCGGTTCGGGGGAATCCGAGTGGTCGAAACCAGACAACGGGCCGGCCGGGACGTGGGCGCCGGGCGCAAAATGGCCGGGCGCGTCCGAATACCCGGCGGCCACCTCATCACATACCTCGCAGGGGGCGCGCTCACGGCGTTGCTCTACTACGTCACCTTGGTCGCCGGATTGCGACTTCTTGGTCACGCCGTTCCCTATCTCTACCTGGTGGTGGCGAGCCATTTCCTGACCGTGGTGATGGCGTATCCGTGGTACCGGCTGGTGGTCTTTCCCGGCGGCAAGGATTCCTGGATCGCCGGTTATCTCCGGTTCTATGTGGTGGGCATTGGATTTCTGGCGTGGTCCCTCGCGGGGCTGCCGGTGCTCGTGGAGGGCGCCGGCATGCCGATCCTCACGGCGCAGCTGGTCCTGACGGTGACGAGCGTGCCGCTGAACTACGCGATCAACCGGGTGTGGGCGTTCCGCGGCCACCGGTGGTCGTGA
- a CDS encoding glucose-1-phosphate thymidylyltransferase — MKALVLAGGKGTRLRPLTHTSAKQLVPVANKPVLFYGLEAIRDAGITEVGVIVGDTGDEVRAAVGDGADFGLAVTYIPQDAPLGLAHCVLIAREFLADDPFVMYLGDNFLVGGITGLVDAFRRGGHDAQILLTPVAEPQYYGVAELGPRGEILALQEKPEHPRSDLAIVGVYTFSPVVHDAVRAIRPSARGELEITDAIQWLVDNGYGVHSHMVGGYWKDTGRLQDILECNRIVLEAVEPDLGGTIDALSETSGRVVVEPGAVVENSVLRGPLVIGADTKIVSSYVGPFTSIGRGCELRDAEIEYSIVLDGSSVDGVSRIAHSLIGRNVQVSRATGVANTHELMVGDHSRIQVKV, encoded by the coding sequence ATGAAGGCACTCGTACTCGCCGGGGGCAAGGGGACGCGGCTGCGGCCGCTCACCCACACCTCGGCCAAGCAACTGGTCCCGGTCGCCAACAAGCCGGTGCTCTTCTACGGGCTGGAGGCCATCCGCGACGCCGGAATCACCGAGGTCGGCGTCATCGTGGGGGACACCGGCGACGAGGTGCGGGCGGCGGTGGGGGACGGGGCGGACTTCGGTCTCGCGGTCACCTACATCCCGCAGGACGCGCCGCTCGGCCTGGCGCACTGCGTCCTCATCGCCCGCGAGTTCCTGGCCGACGACCCCTTCGTCATGTATCTGGGGGACAACTTCCTGGTCGGGGGCATCACCGGGCTGGTCGACGCCTTCCGGCGCGGAGGCCACGACGCGCAGATCCTGCTGACCCCGGTGGCCGAGCCGCAGTACTACGGGGTCGCCGAGCTCGGGCCACGCGGAGAGATCCTGGCGTTGCAGGAGAAGCCCGAACATCCGCGCAGCGACCTGGCCATCGTGGGCGTGTACACGTTCTCCCCGGTCGTCCATGACGCCGTGCGGGCGATCAGACCCTCCGCGCGGGGGGAGCTGGAGATCACCGACGCGATCCAGTGGCTCGTGGACAACGGGTACGGCGTTCACTCGCACATGGTGGGCGGCTACTGGAAGGACACCGGCCGTCTCCAGGACATCCTGGAGTGCAACCGCATCGTCCTGGAGGCGGTCGAGCCGGACCTCGGGGGCACCATCGACGCGCTGAGCGAGACGTCGGGGCGGGTGGTCGTGGAGCCCGGCGCGGTGGTGGAGAACTCCGTCCTGCGCGGGCCCCTGGTGATCGGCGCCGACACCAAGATCGTCTCCTCCTACGTCGGGCCCTTCACCTCGATCGGCCGCGGCTGCGAGCTGCGCGACGCCGAGATCGAGTACTCGATCGTCCTGGACGGCTCCTCCGTGGACGGCGTCTCGCGGATCGCCCACTCGCTGATCGGCCGCAACGTCCAGGTCAGCCGCGCGACCGGTGTCGCCAACACCCACGAGCTCATGGTCGGCGACCACAGCAGGATCCAGGTGAAGGTCTGA
- a CDS encoding DUF4082 domain-containing protein, whose amino-acid sequence MKYRIPFRAARPGAGRAWVTAALTAVLTAAALLATPLTANAARRAPVNLGSAASFAVLGGTAVNNNNFTAVTGDLGVSPGSTVTGFPPGTVTGTTHAGDAAAATARTDMLAAYNDIAGRTPVTTVAAELGGTTKGPGVYAPTGGAFTITGTLTLDAQGEPDSVFIFTSATLTTATVSNIALINGAQAKNVFWQATDSATLGVNSTFRGTVMAANTAQALSGASVFGRLFTINANVILAGTTNGPATRIAVPVEPATTTTLSSSVNPVARNQVVTFTATVSAVSGSLVPQGQVLFKEGTTTLGSGFLDSSGVATFSTSSLSVGTHQIQAVYLGGDTFDHEALVHFAPSKSSVLAQNVSASLWSSTTTPAVASYQDNRAVVVGVKFRANTAGTVSGIRFYKGAQNTGAHVGTLWTGNGTQLASSAFSSETASGWQQANFASPVAISANTTYVASCLTNVGFYAVTRPYFTVQYDNAPLLAPADGADGGNGVYQYGGTNTFPTNTYQSTNYWVDVVFTPSSA is encoded by the coding sequence ATGAAATACAGAATTCCTTTTCGGGCCGCGCGGCCGGGCGCCGGTCGCGCCTGGGTGACGGCGGCGCTCACGGCCGTCCTCACGGCCGCCGCGCTCCTCGCGACACCGCTGACCGCGAACGCGGCGCGGCGGGCGCCGGTGAACCTCGGCTCGGCCGCCTCGTTCGCCGTCCTCGGCGGAACCGCGGTCAACAACAACAATTTCACCGCCGTCACCGGTGACCTCGGGGTGAGTCCCGGCAGCACGGTGACCGGCTTCCCGCCGGGCACGGTGACCGGCACGACGCACGCCGGTGACGCCGCCGCCGCCACGGCCAGGACCGACATGCTCGCCGCCTACAACGACATCGCCGGCCGGACGCCGGTCACCACGGTGGCCGCCGAACTCGGCGGGACCACCAAGGGGCCGGGCGTCTACGCACCGACCGGCGGCGCGTTCACGATCACCGGGACGCTCACCCTCGACGCCCAGGGCGAGCCGGACTCGGTGTTCATCTTCACGTCCGCCACGCTCACCACGGCGACGGTGAGCAACATCGCGCTCATCAACGGCGCGCAGGCCAAGAACGTGTTCTGGCAGGCGACCGACTCGGCGACGCTCGGCGTCAACTCCACGTTCCGCGGCACCGTGATGGCGGCCAACACCGCGCAGGCGCTCTCGGGCGCGTCCGTCTTCGGCCGGCTGTTCACCATCAACGCCAACGTCATCCTGGCCGGCACCACCAACGGCCCGGCGACCCGTATCGCCGTGCCGGTCGAGCCGGCGACCACGACGACCCTGAGTTCGTCGGTCAACCCCGTCGCGCGCAACCAGGTGGTGACGTTCACGGCCACGGTGAGCGCGGTCAGCGGCTCGCTGGTCCCGCAGGGCCAGGTGCTGTTCAAGGAGGGGACGACGACCCTCGGCTCGGGCTTCCTCGACTCCTCCGGCGTGGCCACCTTCAGCACCTCCTCCCTGTCGGTGGGAACCCACCAGATCCAGGCCGTCTACCTGGGCGGCGACACCTTCGACCACGAGGCGCTCGTGCATTTCGCCCCGAGCAAGTCGAGCGTCCTCGCCCAGAACGTCTCCGCGAGCCTGTGGAGCAGCACGACGACACCGGCGGTGGCGTCCTACCAGGACAACCGGGCGGTCGTGGTCGGGGTGAAGTTCCGGGCCAACACGGCCGGGACCGTCAGCGGCATCCGGTTCTACAAGGGGGCGCAGAACACCGGCGCCCATGTCGGGACCCTGTGGACGGGCAACGGGACGCAGCTGGCCAGCTCGGCGTTCTCCAGTGAGACGGCCAGCGGCTGGCAGCAGGCGAACTTCGCCTCGCCGGTCGCGATCAGCGCGAACACCACCTATGTGGCGAGCTGCCTGACCAACGTGGGGTTCTACGCGGTCACCCGCCCGTACTTCACCGTCCAGTACGACAACGCCCCGCTGCTCGCGCCCGCGGACGGCGCGGACGGCGGCAACGGCGTCTACCAGTACGGCGGGACCAACACCTTCCCGACCAACACCTATCAGTCGACCAACTACTGGGTCGACGTGGTCTTCACGCCCTCCTCGGCATGA